A window of Cellulosimicrobium protaetiae genomic DNA:
GGCAGCGCACATGCACGTGTTCCGCGCGCACGCCCGGCGCGCGGAGGACGACCACGCGGGCGCGCGCGCCGACCTGGCGCGCGCCGTCGAGCTCTTCGAGGGGTCGGGCGACGTCGAGGGCCTCGCGGCCGCCCAGGCCGCGGGCGCCCTGGTGACCGTCGGGGACGACGCCGGCCCCCGTCGCCGGGACGACGGGGGCCGGACGGGTCGACGCGTCAGGAGACGGCGGCGACCGCGTCGATGATCGTGGCCGCGACCTCCGCGGGGTGCGAGACCGACAGCGCGTGGGACGCGCCCGCGACCGCGGTGGTCCCGCGCGCACCCGCGCGCTCGGCCATGAAGCGCTCGAGCTCGGCGGGGATGTTCTTGTCCTCCTCGCCGAACACGAACCACGACGGGACCTGCCGCCAGGCGGCCTCCGCCCCGGGCAGGCCCTCGGTGAGCGCCAGCTCGGTGACGGGACGCTGCTCGGCCGCCATGACGACGGCGCGCTCGACGGGCACGTCGTGCGCGAACTGCGTCGGGAACGCGTCGCCGCGGATGCGCAGCTCGTTCCCGCCGCTCGTCAGCGGGTACCCGATCAGTGTCTCGCCGAGCGTGCTGCCGGGGAACTTGCCCGACAGCTGCAGCGCGGACTCGCCGGCGTCGGGCGCGAACGCCGCGACGTAGACGAGGGCCTTGACGGCGTCGTTGCCCGCGGCGGCACCGGTGACGACGATGCCGCCGTACGAGTGTCCGACGAGGACGACGGGTCGACCGATCGCCGCGATCACGTCGCGGACGTACTCGGCGTCGCCCGTGACGGAGCGCAGCGGGTTGGCGAGGGCGACGACGTCGACCGACTGCGCGAGGAGGCGCTCGACGACGCCGTCCCAGCTGTCGGAGCCGGCGAACGCGCCGTGGACCAGGAGGACGATGGGCTTCGTGGTGGACATGGTTCTTCCTTCTCTCGGTACTGCTCGGATGTTCGGGTGCTCGGCGCGGGCGTGCCCGCCGCGGGCTCGGCTCGGGGCCGGTCAGGAGGTGCCGAGCGCGGTGCGCAGCACGTGGACCGCCTGCTCGACCGCGGCCGTGGTGGCACGGGACGGACGCAGCGGGTTGAGCATCATGAAGTCGTGGATCGTGCCGTTGTAGCGCAGGCTCGTCGTGGGCACACCGGCCTGGAGCAGCCGCCGCGCGTACGCCTCGCCCTCGTCGCGCAGGACGTCGTTCTCGTCGACGACGACGAACGCG
This region includes:
- a CDS encoding alpha/beta fold hydrolase; the protein is MSTTKPIVLLVHGAFAGSDSWDGVVERLLAQSVDVVALANPLRSVTGDAEYVRDVIAAIGRPVVLVGHSYGGIVVTGAAAGNDAVKALVYVAAFAPDAGESALQLSGKFPGSTLGETLIGYPLTSGGNELRIRGDAFPTQFAHDVPVERAVVMAAEQRPVTELALTEGLPGAEAAWRQVPSWFVFGEEDKNIPAELERFMAERAGARGTTAVAGASHALSVSHPAEVAATIIDAVAAVS